In Nonomuraea sp. NBC_00507, the following are encoded in one genomic region:
- a CDS encoding response regulator transcription factor, which translates to MSTQRILVVDDEPKIRMTLRGYLEADGFEVLEAADGPSGLASAVRERPDLIVLDVMLPGLDGFEVLRRIRATHQVPVILLTARAEEVDRVIGFTAGSDDYVTKPFSARELALRVRAILRRAEGPAQAAEERTLRFDGLVIDPGTRTVTCDDDRTVELSALDFDLLVALALAPGRVFTRRGLIEHVWGSDFFGDERVVDVHIRTLRRALGDDASAPRFVGTVRAIGYRFLARPAV; encoded by the coding sequence ATGAGCACACAGCGCATTCTGGTCGTTGACGACGAACCCAAGATCCGGATGACGCTGCGCGGCTATCTGGAGGCGGACGGCTTCGAGGTCCTGGAGGCGGCGGACGGCCCGTCCGGCCTCGCCTCGGCCGTCCGCGAGCGGCCTGACCTGATCGTGCTGGATGTGATGCTGCCCGGCCTGGACGGGTTCGAGGTGCTGCGCCGCATCCGGGCGACCCACCAGGTTCCGGTGATCCTGCTCACCGCCCGGGCGGAGGAGGTGGACCGGGTCATCGGCTTCACCGCGGGCAGCGACGACTACGTCACCAAGCCGTTCAGCGCCCGTGAACTCGCCTTGCGGGTGCGGGCCATCCTGCGCCGCGCGGAAGGCCCGGCCCAGGCCGCGGAGGAACGGACGCTGCGCTTCGACGGCCTGGTCATCGACCCCGGCACGCGTACGGTCACCTGCGACGACGACCGTACGGTGGAGCTGTCCGCGCTCGATTTCGACCTGCTGGTGGCCCTGGCCCTCGCGCCGGGCCGGGTGTTCACCCGCCGCGGGCTGATCGAGCACGTATGGGGCAGCGACTTCTTCGGCGACGAACGCGTGGTGGACGTCCATATCCGCACGCTGCGGCGCGCGCTCGGCGACGACGCGAGTGCGCCCCGGTTCGTGGGCACGGTGCGCGCCATCGGCTACCGCTTCCTCGCGCGTCCGGCCGTATGA
- a CDS encoding sensor histidine kinase, translated as MTRPPRHRRTAWAGALRSAVRRLPALPLTIRLTLSHMTVLVVSLVVMDATSGVIGPPVPVTGRTDFEALVAALASQDEGNIEFEMVLPALTAGMISALALSLVFSRFLLRPLRQVSAATHRLADGHYDDVLNVPREPGLAALVEDVNRLAAALADIERRRARLVSEIAHEMRTPITILNGQIEGMADGIFTPDDAMFASLTDDLARLRRLTDDLSNLSRVEEGAFTLRHSLTDVTALTRTTVEKLRPQFDDGQVTLAMTPGPPVRALLDSGRIAQVLVNLLGNALRACDPGGRVSVTVRTGDGPAPHVEITVQDDGVGIAAHDLTRIFTRFERVEHPGRPAPAGGSGIGLTIARGITRAHGGNITATSEGLGQGATFTVRLPLAPVGA; from the coding sequence ATGACCCGCCCGCCCCGTCACCGGAGGACCGCCTGGGCCGGCGCGCTGCGCAGCGCGGTACGACGGCTGCCGGCGCTGCCGCTGACCATCCGCCTGACGCTGTCCCACATGACGGTCCTGGTCGTGTCGCTCGTGGTGATGGACGCCACCTCCGGCGTGATCGGGCCCCCGGTGCCCGTCACCGGGCGTACCGACTTTGAAGCACTGGTGGCCGCGCTGGCCAGCCAGGACGAAGGAAACATCGAATTTGAGATGGTCCTGCCCGCACTGACCGCCGGCATGATCTCGGCGCTCGCCCTGTCCCTCGTGTTCTCCCGGTTCCTGCTCCGGCCTCTGCGCCAGGTCAGTGCGGCGACCCACCGCCTCGCCGACGGGCACTACGACGACGTCCTCAACGTTCCCCGCGAGCCGGGACTCGCCGCACTGGTCGAGGACGTCAACCGGCTGGCCGCCGCACTCGCCGACATCGAGCGGCGCCGCGCCCGCCTGGTCTCGGAGATCGCCCACGAGATGCGCACCCCGATCACCATCCTCAACGGCCAGATCGAGGGAATGGCCGACGGCATCTTCACCCCCGACGACGCCATGTTCGCCTCCCTTACCGACGATCTCGCCCGGCTGCGGCGTCTCACGGACGACCTGTCCAACCTCTCCCGGGTCGAGGAGGGCGCGTTCACCCTGCGGCACTCCCTCACCGACGTGACGGCCCTGACGCGGACCACCGTCGAAAAGTTGCGTCCCCAGTTCGACGACGGCCAGGTCACGCTCGCCATGACCCCCGGCCCGCCGGTCAGGGCCCTGCTCGATTCAGGCCGCATCGCCCAGGTGCTGGTCAACCTCCTGGGCAACGCCCTGCGTGCCTGCGACCCCGGCGGCCGGGTGTCGGTCACCGTGCGCACCGGCGACGGCCCGGCCCCGCACGTGGAGATCACCGTCCAGGACGACGGGGTCGGCATCGCCGCCCACGACCTCACCCGGATCTTCACCCGGTTCGAACGCGTCGAGCACCCCGGGCGCCCGGCCCCCGCGGGCGGCAGTGGCATCGGCCTGACCATCGCGCGCGGCATCACCCGCGCCCACGGCGGCAACATCACGGCTACCTCCGAGGGCTTGGGCCAAGGGGCGACCTTCACCGTCCGCCTGCCGCTGGCACCGGTCGGCGCCTGA